One Methanolobus sp. WCC4 DNA segment encodes these proteins:
- a CDS encoding multiheme c-type cytochrome, with amino-acid sequence MIIQTGAAVEYGPDSCLDCHGSMDVFPVIVDDWESSKHAEEGISCGDCHIADPDDPDARVHFGPHISPVVSASDCGSCHAKEFEENTRSLHSLGALYYEVDFDNKALPYLESKITVDGETIVNHDATVNGCQACHGTNMTGKSTDDPKVWPNNGIGRINPDGSPGSCAACHTRHLFSVEEARKPESCEQCHLGPDHPQTEIYSESKHGSIYNTEGDQWNWSSEEWIAGEDYRAPTCTVCHMSGTDELETTHDVSSRLSWELEPPVSRHTDNTANIFGTPISDGSTWQEKRDRMYSVCAQCHSGDWITNYYENADNTVELYNKKYAGAKLIVDELREEGLLTEQNFDEPIEFKIYEFWHHEGRRARMGAFMMGPDYVQWHGFYELLKDEAELEEMAEQIRKSSDSPGLPGFEVLLSAICILGVVFVYLKKRV; translated from the coding sequence TTGATCATCCAAACAGGTGCAGCGGTCGAATACGGACCCGATAGCTGTCTGGATTGTCACGGTTCTATGGACGTATTTCCGGTGATAGTAGATGACTGGGAAAGCAGCAAGCATGCAGAGGAAGGTATATCTTGTGGGGACTGTCACATAGCCGACCCTGATGACCCTGATGCCAGGGTTCATTTCGGACCTCATATATCACCCGTGGTATCAGCAAGTGATTGTGGGTCATGCCATGCCAAAGAGTTCGAAGAGAATACCCGAAGCCTGCATTCCCTTGGTGCTCTGTACTATGAGGTAGATTTTGACAATAAGGCATTGCCATATCTTGAAAGTAAGATAACGGTCGACGGTGAGACCATTGTGAACCATGATGCTACTGTCAACGGCTGTCAGGCATGTCATGGGACCAATATGACCGGTAAGAGTACGGATGATCCCAAAGTATGGCCAAATAACGGGATTGGAAGAATAAATCCTGACGGAAGCCCTGGGTCATGTGCCGCCTGCCACACCCGCCATCTTTTCTCAGTTGAAGAAGCAAGAAAACCTGAATCATGTGAACAATGCCATCTTGGGCCGGACCATCCCCAGACGGAGATATACTCCGAATCCAAGCATGGGAGCATATATAATACCGAGGGTGACCAGTGGAACTGGAGTTCAGAGGAATGGATAGCTGGTGAGGATTACAGGGCACCTACCTGCACTGTATGCCATATGTCCGGGACGGATGAACTCGAAACCACGCATGATGTGAGTTCACGTCTTTCATGGGAACTTGAACCTCCTGTATCAAGACATACCGACAACACGGCTAACATATTCGGGACTCCCATCAGTGATGGGTCCACGTGGCAGGAAAAGCGTGACCGTATGTACTCCGTGTGTGCACAGTGTCATTCAGGTGACTGGATCACGAATTACTATGAAAATGCAGACAATACTGTTGAGTTATACAATAAGAAGTACGCAGGAGCAAAACTAATAGTTGATGAGCTCAGGGAAGAGGGACTGCTGACCGAGCAGAACTTTGATGAACCCATAGAGTTCAAGATCTATGAATTCTGGCATCATGAGGGCAGACGTGCAAGAATGGGCGCATTCATGATGGGTCCTGATTATGTACAGTGGCATGGATTCTATGAATTGCTAAAAGATGAGGCTGAACTTGAAGAAATGGCAGAGCAGATCAGAAAGAGTTCTGATAGTCCTGGCTTGCCGGGATTTGAAGTTCTGCTTTCAGCTATCTGCATTCTTGGTGTAGTCTTTGTATATTTGAAAAAGAGGGTGTGA
- a CDS encoding LytS/YhcK type 5TM receptor domain-containing protein, which yields MNLEMLISLVNNAALLLALGVMYDVLFSNESINTRVKSVSAGIGIGLIGIALMLNPWELSPGLFFDTRSILLGTVGLFFGLIPAAIAGIIVASFRLYQGGMGAIVGVTVSISSVIVGLLWRQFHEKLHKFFGRSDLYIFGILLHIMMLFCMLLLPWPYAFEVIEQIGFPVMLIYPLGTFLLGTMLKNQMLRKGMQDAVKENEEKLQEFIDNVPVGMFRTNSDGKALQANPEMVRIIGREDKEEAINYMQDVGEQLYVDRERRKELISILKKQGHVENFEFEILRADGKHIWLMLNARTHIGENDGPFLIDGFTLDITERKKAEEALKQTELKYRQAHNILQKVIESPKGVVIFALDRDYKYIAFNRNHQMTMENIWGASIEVGFSILSYIKDPSDREKAKMNFDRALTGEAFTIIEEYGNSLLERHWYENVYSPLEDDEGNVIGLTLFLTDITERKQTETALIQAKFMAEESNQIKSEFIANMSHELRTPLNSVIGFSQMLMEKIFGDMNEKQLKYVSNISKSGNHLLELINDILDISKIESGNMEFSPEMVDLKELMEETIALMDPLIKEKRIGLEVNIDFEELEINGDKTKIKQIIYNLLSNAIKFTPEYGNIHFDSKTVNENFEVSISDTGIGIPLEQQKAIFDPFKQVSSSTNRTHGGTGLGLAIVKYYVEMHSGEIGVKSEVGKGSTFTFTIPIDLKNE from the coding sequence ATGAATCTTGAAATGCTGATCTCCCTGGTGAACAATGCGGCTTTACTTCTTGCACTAGGTGTCATGTACGATGTCCTGTTTTCCAATGAGAGCATAAACACACGTGTAAAAAGTGTATCTGCAGGGATTGGCATTGGTCTGATAGGTATTGCCCTGATGCTGAACCCATGGGAGTTGTCTCCCGGACTGTTCTTTGACACACGTTCTATTCTGCTTGGTACGGTCGGCCTTTTCTTTGGATTGATCCCTGCGGCCATAGCAGGGATCATAGTTGCATCTTTCCGCCTCTATCAGGGAGGCATGGGAGCTATTGTAGGGGTTACTGTCAGTATATCTTCAGTTATAGTTGGATTGCTATGGAGACAATTCCACGAAAAGCTTCACAAATTCTTTGGTAGATCAGACCTCTACATTTTTGGTATCCTACTTCACATTATGATGCTCTTTTGTATGCTGCTGCTTCCATGGCCTTATGCATTTGAAGTCATAGAACAGATAGGTTTCCCGGTAATGTTGATCTATCCTCTGGGTACTTTCCTGCTTGGAACCATGCTTAAGAATCAGATGTTACGCAAAGGAATGCAGGATGCCGTTAAAGAGAATGAAGAAAAGCTCCAGGAATTCATAGATAACGTCCCGGTCGGGATGTTTCGTACCAATTCAGATGGTAAGGCCCTTCAGGCAAACCCGGAAATGGTCCGGATCATAGGAAGGGAAGATAAAGAGGAAGCCATCAATTACATGCAGGATGTAGGAGAACAATTGTATGTTGACAGGGAACGCCGCAAAGAACTGATAAGTATCCTCAAAAAACAGGGACATGTTGAAAATTTCGAATTTGAGATATTACGTGCAGATGGTAAACATATCTGGTTGATGCTCAATGCAAGGACACATATCGGAGAAAACGATGGTCCGTTCTTAATAGATGGTTTCACCCTTGATATCACAGAACGTAAAAAAGCAGAAGAAGCACTGAAACAAACCGAATTGAAATACAGGCAGGCACACAATATCCTGCAGAAGGTCATTGAAAGCCCTAAGGGTGTTGTCATATTCGCACTTGACAGAGACTACAAGTACATCGCCTTTAACAGGAATCATCAGATGACAATGGAGAACATCTGGGGTGCCAGCATTGAGGTTGGTTTCAGTATACTCAGTTACATCAAAGATCCTTCTGACAGGGAAAAGGCAAAAATGAACTTTGACAGAGCACTCACAGGTGAAGCTTTTACTATCATCGAAGAATACGGTAATTCTCTTCTCGAAAGACACTGGTATGAGAATGTATACAGTCCTCTTGAGGATGATGAAGGAAATGTTATCGGGCTTACTCTGTTCTTAACAGATATTACAGAACGCAAACAGACAGAAACAGCTCTTATTCAGGCTAAATTCATGGCAGAAGAATCAAATCAGATCAAATCGGAATTCATTGCGAATATGAGCCATGAACTCCGCACACCACTTAATTCGGTCATTGGTTTTTCCCAGATGCTGATGGAAAAAATATTTGGTGACATGAATGAAAAGCAACTGAAATATGTTTCCAATATATCAAAAAGTGGCAATCACCTGCTGGAGCTTATCAATGATATACTGGATATTTCAAAAATAGAATCAGGAAATATGGAATTTTCACCTGAGATGGTCGACCTTAAAGAATTGATGGAAGAGACCATAGCTCTAATGGACCCTCTGATAAAGGAGAAGAGGATCGGCCTTGAAGTTAACATCGATTTCGAAGAGCTGGAAATAAATGGTGATAAAACAAAGATCAAACAAATAATCTATAATCTACTTAGCAACGCGATCAAGTTCACACCTGAATACGGCAATATTCATTTTGATTCTAAAACAGTAAATGAGAACTTTGAGGTATCGATATCTGACACTGGTATAGGTATTCCATTGGAACAGCAGAAAGCTATTTTCGATCCGTTCAAACAGGTCAGTTCATCCACAAACCGTACTCATGGAGGAACAGGACTTGGACTTGCAATCGTTAAATATTACGTAGAGATGCATTCAGGTGAGATCGGTGTTAAAAGCGAGGTTGGTAAGGGAAGTACGTTCACTTTTACAATACCTATTGATCTGAAGAACGAGTGA
- a CDS encoding PAS domain-containing sensor histidine kinase produces the protein MDPLHLKEWFRRPYSIAITTLLIFFIVLYNAWLYTGKWLDTVLEEGLVPGDVTFIKALTFIFVLMITNVIYIVLSRQVALSRTVDDQGRQLVLFERKFQNFIENVPDVAVQGFDLDGTIHYWNQASENMYGYAKEEVLGHNMSDLIIPDESANRFADILFSMKDDREYKQTYETVFLAKDGRKIPVFSSYSVVPTSDDRLEIFSMEIDLTERKRMEQDLREAKKIAEDSSKARGKFLASMGHELRTPLTSIIGFSDILANDPSDSLSSEQKRYAQNIGTSGYHLLDIINDILDLSKAEAGKMELQYEHIMVPPVINEVVEAMRASTSCRNISVNIDIGPEVDVVEADPGKLRQILYNLIGNAAKFSHEGGNIIVRSDVVDSMIIFEIEDAGVGIKEDDLDKLFQPFSQVGETSTRKQKGTGLGLSLVKELVELHKGEVWVKSEYGNYSIFGFSIPQDRS, from the coding sequence ATGGATCCTCTTCATTTGAAAGAATGGTTCAGAAGGCCATATTCAATAGCTATCACAACCCTGTTGATATTCTTCATAGTACTCTATAATGCCTGGCTCTATACAGGCAAATGGCTTGATACTGTTCTTGAAGAAGGACTTGTTCCGGGTGATGTGACATTTATCAAGGCGCTTACATTCATTTTTGTCCTTATGATTACCAATGTGATCTATATAGTGCTTAGCAGACAGGTTGCTCTGTCAAGGACAGTGGATGATCAGGGGAGGCAGCTGGTTCTGTTTGAAAGAAAATTCCAGAATTTCATTGAAAATGTTCCCGATGTTGCCGTACAGGGCTTTGACCTTGATGGTACGATACATTACTGGAACCAGGCCAGCGAGAACATGTATGGTTATGCAAAAGAGGAGGTACTGGGACACAATATGTCTGATCTTATTATTCCAGATGAAAGTGCAAATAGATTTGCAGATATTCTTTTTTCCATGAAGGATGACAGGGAATATAAACAGACATATGAAACGGTCTTTCTGGCAAAAGATGGAAGAAAGATCCCTGTATTCTCAAGCTACTCAGTTGTTCCGACATCTGATGATCGCCTGGAGATATTTTCCATGGAAATTGATCTGACCGAAAGGAAAAGGATGGAGCAGGATCTCAGGGAAGCTAAAAAGATTGCAGAGGATTCCAGTAAAGCCAGGGGAAAATTCCTGGCAAGCATGGGACATGAACTAAGGACGCCGCTGACTTCCATAATAGGGTTCTCTGATATTCTTGCAAATGACCCATCAGATTCTCTTAGCAGTGAACAGAAAAGATATGCTCAGAACATAGGAACAAGCGGATATCACTTGCTTGATATCATTAACGATATACTGGACCTATCTAAAGCAGAAGCCGGAAAGATGGAACTTCAATATGAGCATATTATGGTTCCACCGGTTATCAATGAGGTAGTGGAGGCCATGCGTGCTTCGACATCCTGCAGGAATATATCTGTCAATATCGATATAGGGCCGGAGGTGGATGTGGTAGAAGCTGACCCGGGAAAGCTGAGGCAGATACTCTACAATCTAATCGGTAATGCAGCCAAGTTCTCTCATGAAGGAGGGAACATCATTGTCCGGTCAGATGTGGTTGATTCTATGATTATTTTTGAAATTGAAGATGCTGGAGTAGGAATAAAGGAAGATGATCTTGATAAACTGTTCCAGCCTTTTTCTCAGGTAGGTGAAACTTCCACCAGGAAACAGAAAGGTACCGGCTTGGGTCTCTCTCTTGTCAAAGAACTGGTTGAGCTTCACAAGGGGGAGGTCTGGGTCAAAAGTGAGTATGGTAATTACAGCATATTTGGCTTCAGTATTCCACAAGACCGTTCTTAG
- a CDS encoding PAS domain S-box protein, with protein sequence MEDRFTLEKNRLKSITDILQSKHDSVQEFLDIVLEEAIKLTGSAIGYIYHYNERTKQFTLNTWSKEAMEECKIAKPQTTYKLHGTGIWGEAVRQRKTIIVNDFHAPNPLKKGYPEGHIELHRFMTIPVFRNNKIVAVAGVANKGSDYTENDRLQLNLLMDSMWNVTREIGAEKALRESEKKYRGLFENAINAVAIHRIILDNKGEPIDYVFLEANEAFEEHTGLKVDDIIGRCVTEVIPGIENAHYIKTYGEVAITGNPISFEDFAEPLNRYYHISAYKVDEDIFATVFQDITERKNAENALINREGQLRTLVDTIPDLIWLKDADGVYLSCNTKFERFFGAKEEDISGKTDYDFVDRELADFFRQKDVKAMEAGKPSVNEELITYADDGHEEYLETIKCPMYDSNGKIIGVLGVGRDITGRKEAQDALLEERQRLANIIEGTNVGTWEWNVQTGETLFNERWAEIVGYSLEELSPISIQTWIDLNHPDDLAISDKLLKEHFSGKLDYYECEVRMRHKNGEWVWVLDRGKVTEWDEEGKPLLMYGTHADITDRKKAEEELLHAKAEAENANRAKSEFLANMSHELRTPMNSILGFSQMLYDGIPGSINEKQTKYLSNILKSGNQLTDLINDILDLSKIEAGKMELAYEIFDINDLTDEIVASMKPAAIDKNIDIVNEIDNGIIEIYADRNKIRDVMYNLLSNAIKFTPKSGKVSIKAGHNNDKITISISDTGIGIAKEDQPGIFEPFEQVDSFFTREYEGTGLGLNIVKKYVEMHDGELHLESEEGKGSTFTFEIPVKPIEE encoded by the coding sequence ATGGAAGATAGATTTACCCTTGAAAAGAACAGACTGAAAAGTATCACAGATATCCTTCAGTCAAAACATGACTCTGTACAGGAATTCCTGGATATTGTACTTGAGGAGGCTATCAAGCTCACTGGAAGTGCGATAGGTTATATCTACCATTATAATGAAAGAACGAAGCAATTCACTCTTAATACCTGGTCTAAAGAAGCAATGGAAGAATGTAAGATTGCTAAGCCTCAGACCACTTATAAGCTGCATGGTACAGGTATATGGGGAGAAGCAGTGCGGCAGCGTAAAACCATAATAGTCAATGATTTCCATGCTCCAAACCCTTTGAAGAAAGGTTATCCTGAAGGTCATATAGAGCTTCACAGGTTCATGACGATACCTGTTTTCAGGAACAACAAGATCGTTGCTGTAGCGGGGGTCGCCAACAAAGGATCGGATTACACGGAAAATGACAGGCTCCAGCTTAACCTGCTAATGGATTCCATGTGGAATGTCACAAGAGAGATCGGTGCTGAAAAAGCATTAAGGGAAAGCGAAAAGAAATACCGGGGTCTTTTTGAGAATGCCATTAATGCCGTAGCGATCCATCGGATAATTCTTGACAACAAAGGTGAACCAATCGATTATGTCTTCCTTGAGGCAAATGAAGCATTCGAAGAACATACAGGACTCAAAGTCGACGACATCATTGGAAGATGTGTGACCGAAGTTATTCCTGGAATTGAAAATGCACATTACATCAAAACATATGGTGAAGTGGCAATTACAGGTAATCCCATCAGCTTCGAAGATTTTGCCGAGCCATTGAACCGATATTATCATATCAGTGCCTACAAAGTTGACGAAGATATATTTGCTACTGTTTTCCAGGACATCACTGAACGTAAGAATGCCGAAAATGCACTGATCAACAGAGAAGGACAACTACGGACTCTGGTAGATACCATCCCCGACCTCATATGGTTAAAGGATGCTGACGGGGTTTATCTTTCATGTAATACAAAATTCGAGCGTTTCTTTGGTGCAAAGGAAGAAGATATCAGTGGAAAGACAGATTATGATTTTGTAGACAGGGAGCTTGCAGACTTCTTCAGGCAAAAAGATGTAAAAGCAATGGAAGCCGGCAAGCCCAGTGTGAATGAAGAACTGATCACCTATGCAGATGATGGTCATGAAGAATATCTGGAGACCATAAAATGTCCCATGTACGACTCTAACGGAAAGATCATAGGAGTGCTGGGCGTTGGAAGGGACATCACCGGGCGCAAAGAAGCACAGGATGCCCTGCTTGAGGAACGCCAGCGTCTTGCAAACATTATCGAAGGGACGAATGTAGGCACATGGGAATGGAACGTGCAAACTGGCGAGACATTGTTCAATGAACGATGGGCAGAGATCGTTGGTTACTCACTGGAAGAACTGTCCCCCATTAGCATCCAGACATGGATAGACCTTAATCATCCGGATGATCTTGCAATATCCGACAAACTCCTTAAAGAACACTTTAGCGGAAAACTGGATTACTATGAATGTGAAGTGCGTATGCGCCATAAGAATGGGGAATGGGTATGGGTGCTTGACCGTGGAAAGGTCACTGAATGGGATGAAGAAGGCAAGCCTCTTCTCATGTATGGGACCCATGCAGATATCACTGACAGGAAAAAGGCAGAAGAAGAGCTTCTTCATGCAAAAGCAGAAGCAGAGAATGCCAACAGGGCAAAATCGGAATTCCTTGCAAATATGAGTCATGAGCTGCGTACGCCAATGAATTCGATCCTGGGTTTTTCCCAGATGCTATACGACGGAATACCCGGCAGTATCAATGAGAAACAAACAAAGTATCTTTCAAATATACTGAAAAGTGGCAATCAGTTAACGGACCTTATCAACGATATACTGGACCTTTCCAAGATAGAGGCCGGAAAGATGGAACTCGCATATGAGATATTCGATATCAATGACCTGACCGACGAGATTGTAGCATCAATGAAACCGGCTGCAATTGACAAGAATATAGATATAGTAAACGAGATCGATAACGGGATCATCGAGATATATGCAGACCGTAACAAGATAAGAGATGTCATGTACAATCTCCTCTCTAATGCTATCAAATTCACCCCGAAAAGTGGAAAGGTCAGCATAAAGGCAGGTCACAACAATGATAAAATCACGATATCGATATCAGATACCGGTATTGGTATTGCAAAAGAGGATCAGCCCGGAATATTCGAACCTTTCGAACAGGTCGATAGTTTCTTCACCCGTGAGTATGAGGGAACAGGACTTGGCCTTAATATTGTTAAGAAATATGTGGAGATGCATGACGGAGAGCTACATCTTGAAAGTGAGGAGGGGAAAGGCAGCACCTTCACATTCGAGATCCCGGTCAAGCCCATAGAAGAATGA
- a CDS encoding PAS domain S-box protein — translation MVIDKSGYMALFIESPISIMIHDKESGEIIDANPKAYNSFGFSSLEELQANNIWFNPPYSLNEAQKFIHRTISEGSQEFEWLHKKKNGEDLWLYVRLNTVTIDGVECVMSASIDITGRKEAENALQQKSEELEKIRERFMLAVNGSQEGIWDWDLESNQLYFSPKWKEMIGYDDHELQNSFSTFEVRLHPEDKQRVLDYLEKYLNGEISEYHIEFRFRHKDGNYIWVLTRGVALRDENGKPCRMAGSHIDITERKKNERTLKQAKQKYRQAYKLLQEVIESPENVVIFALDKDYRYIAFNRNHQMTMEHIWGARIEVGDSMLDHIKSPVDAEKAKVNFDRVLAGEAFTIVEEYGDSLFDRRWYENVYSPLEDHEGNVFGLTLFLTDITERKMVEVQLQRKEMQLRTAQSIGNIGSWEFDLNSRKVDTSEEAKRIYGIGEKEYTIDEIQDIPLPEYRQMLFEAMMDLLKRNVPYEVEFKIKRSNDGEIRDIRSAAEYFAERNVVIGMIQDITERKKAEMALLQAKALAEESNQIKSEFIANMSHELRTPLNSVIGFSQILGERIFGDLNKKQEDYVSNIQKSGKHLLELINNILDISKIESGNMEYKPELIDLKEVIDEITALTDPLIKEKNIDLKVSSGSEKLEMNADKIKMKQILYNLLSNAIKFTEENGKIGLESRMENNSVRISVSDTGIGIPLEQLEAIFDPFRQVSSATNRTHGGTGLGLSIVKYYVEMHSGEISVKSEVGKGSTFTLTIPISKEDK, via the coding sequence GTGGTTATAGATAAATCCGGATACATGGCACTATTCATAGAATCACCGATATCCATAATGATACACGACAAGGAAAGTGGTGAAATAATCGATGCTAACCCTAAAGCCTATAATTCATTTGGATTTTCTTCACTGGAAGAATTACAGGCAAACAACATCTGGTTCAACCCACCGTACTCACTGAATGAAGCACAAAAATTCATACACAGAACTATTTCCGAAGGCTCCCAGGAGTTTGAATGGCTTCATAAGAAGAAAAATGGCGAGGATCTGTGGTTATATGTCCGGCTGAATACTGTTACGATCGATGGTGTTGAATGTGTCATGTCAGCATCGATCGACATAACCGGGAGAAAGGAAGCTGAGAATGCTTTACAGCAAAAGAGTGAGGAACTGGAAAAAATTCGCGAACGTTTCATGCTGGCAGTGAATGGTTCACAGGAAGGGATCTGGGATTGGGACCTGGAAAGTAACCAGCTATACTTTTCTCCTAAATGGAAGGAAATGATCGGATATGACGATCATGAACTCCAGAATTCCTTTTCTACCTTTGAGGTGAGACTCCACCCTGAAGATAAACAAAGAGTACTCGACTATCTTGAAAAATACCTGAACGGAGAGATATCTGAATACCATATCGAATTTCGCTTCCGTCATAAAGATGGTAATTACATCTGGGTACTTACCAGAGGGGTCGCTCTTAGAGATGAGAATGGAAAACCCTGCAGAATGGCAGGTTCTCACATAGATATAACCGAACGTAAAAAGAACGAAAGAACCCTGAAACAGGCGAAGCAGAAGTACAGACAGGCATACAAGCTCTTACAGGAAGTCATTGAAAGTCCTGAGAATGTTGTTATATTCGCTCTTGATAAAGATTACAGGTATATCGCCTTTAACAGGAATCACCAGATGACAATGGAACATATCTGGGGTGCCAGGATAGAGGTTGGTGACAGCATGCTTGACCATATCAAAAGTCCTGTTGATGCAGAAAAGGCAAAGGTGAATTTTGACAGGGTACTTGCAGGCGAGGCCTTCACCATCGTCGAAGAATACGGTGATTCATTATTTGATAGAAGATGGTATGAGAATGTTTACAGTCCTCTTGAGGACCATGAAGGAAATGTCTTCGGGCTCACACTGTTCTTAACAGACATTACCGAGCGTAAGATGGTAGAGGTCCAGTTACAAAGAAAAGAAATGCAACTTCGTACTGCACAAAGTATTGGAAACATCGGGAGCTGGGAGTTCGACCTTAATTCACGTAAGGTCGATACATCTGAAGAAGCAAAAAGGATCTACGGGATCGGGGAAAAGGAATACACGATCGATGAGATACAGGATATACCATTGCCGGAATACAGGCAGATGCTATTCGAAGCGATGATGGACCTTCTGAAAAGAAATGTACCCTATGAAGTTGAATTCAAGATCAAAAGGTCCAATGATGGGGAAATTCGTGATATACGGTCTGCTGCAGAATATTTTGCTGAGAGGAATGTTGTCATAGGAATGATACAGGATATAACTGAACGCAAAAAAGCTGAGATGGCCCTTCTTCAGGCCAAGGCACTGGCTGAAGAATCAAATCAGATAAAATCAGAGTTCATTGCGAACATGAGCCATGAGCTGCGTACACCACTTAATTCGGTCATTGGTTTTTCCCAGATACTGGGTGAGAGGATCTTTGGGGATCTGAATAAAAAACAAGAGGATTATGTATCCAATATACAAAAAAGTGGTAAGCACCTATTGGAACTGATCAATAATATACTCGATATTTCAAAAATAGAATCAGGAAATATGGAATATAAGCCTGAGCTAATCGATCTTAAAGAAGTAATTGATGAGATCACAGCATTGACAGATCCCCTGATAAAAGAGAAGAATATAGATCTTAAAGTCAGCAGCGGGTCTGAAAAACTGGAAATGAATGCTGATAAGATCAAAATGAAACAGATATTGTATAATCTTCTTAGCAATGCTATCAAATTCACAGAGGAGAATGGGAAAATAGGTCTTGAATCCAGAATGGAGAATAACAGTGTCCGGATATCTGTGTCTGACACTGGCATAGGCATTCCTTTAGAACAACTGGAAGCTATATTCGATCCATTCAGACAGGTCAGTTCAGCCACGAACCGAACGCATGGAGGAACCGGATTAGGCCTTTCTATTGTCAAATATTACGTAGAGATGCATTCAGGCGAGATCAGTGTTAAAAGCGAGGTTGGAAAAGGAAGCACATTCACTTTAACAATTCCGATCAGCAAGGAAGATAAATAG